Proteins encoded together in one Acholeplasma hippikon window:
- a CDS encoding DUF1700 domain-containing protein, protein MNKQKFIRELQFNLSKFERSEVEEIINYYEELIADKMENGLSEEATIRSLGNITDIINEMKMNIVSKRIDTKKSNSTKNFLIILGICSTPILLPLGITFATLYFVMFIVLLALILAFGVSGIATIITVVFQGVSSLSIGGNVAHTSVQIGLGFIIGSILVLLSIYLNKITKYLLNQTNKWFTKIIKRKSIKGEEL, encoded by the coding sequence ATGAATAAGCAAAAATTTATTAGAGAGTTACAGTTTAATCTAAGTAAGTTTGAACGATCAGAAGTAGAAGAAATTATAAATTATTATGAAGAACTAATTGCGGATAAAATGGAGAATGGTTTATCTGAAGAAGCGACAATTCGTTCATTAGGTAACATCACCGATATAATAAATGAAATGAAAATGAATATTGTGTCTAAAAGAATAGATACAAAGAAGTCAAATTCAACAAAAAACTTTTTAATAATTTTAGGTATTTGTTCAACTCCTATATTATTACCTTTAGGCATTACATTTGCGACATTATACTTTGTCATGTTTATTGTCTTATTAGCATTAATTCTAGCTTTTGGAGTATCCGGTATCGCAACAATTATTACGGTTGTTTTTCAAGGTGTATCTAGTTTATCAATTGGGGGTAACGTAGCACACACATCTGTACAAATAGGTTTAGGTTTTATTATTGGTTCAATTTTAGTTTTACTTTCTATATACCTAAACAAAATTACAAAATATTTATTGAACCAGACAAATAAATGGTTCACAAAAATCATTAAAAGGAAATCGATTAAGGGGGAAGAATTATGA
- a CDS encoding DUF4097 family beta strand repeat-containing protein — MIKKLFMFILLIGALFITVGIISAGGNIKKFLEEFSSDDDFVYGEKIGSEEVLAIDVDLQSANLVIHQYDKAGYKVDYYESEYNTKNVTYDDGKLYIKNEVKPRLKWFKFNMNSRTLNTINLYIPEGFNGFANIQTLSGNVTIDSFNFDKLVIDVTSGNIKVSNLDVLTDTKLTTTSGNISVSTLKTTSLEVKATSGKLNLSQIETEAELKITTTSGDIQLNDSKTPSLVARASSGNIHIIDVDTDSIKASLSSGNAKIKVFGYIEDYQIDAETSSGNVYFQGRKINGSIISTKGPKILKVNCSSGNIRID, encoded by the coding sequence ATGATTAAAAAATTATTTATGTTTATTTTACTTATTGGAGCATTATTTATTACCGTAGGAATTATTTCTGCTGGTGGCAATATCAAGAAGTTCCTAGAAGAATTTAGTAGTGATGATGACTTTGTTTATGGTGAAAAAATAGGTAGTGAAGAAGTTTTAGCGATAGATGTTGATCTTCAAAGTGCAAATCTAGTCATTCATCAATATGACAAAGCAGGTTATAAAGTAGATTATTATGAATCTGAATATAATACAAAAAATGTAACATATGATGACGGAAAACTTTATATTAAAAATGAAGTTAAACCAAGATTAAAATGGTTTAAATTTAACATGAACTCAAGAACATTAAATACGATTAACTTATATATACCAGAAGGATTTAATGGATTCGCGAATATTCAAACATTATCAGGCAATGTAACAATTGATAGTTTTAATTTTGATAAATTAGTCATTGATGTAACAAGCGGAAATATAAAAGTTTCTAATCTTGATGTTCTTACTGATACAAAATTAACAACAACTTCTGGAAATATTAGTGTAAGTACATTAAAGACAACTTCTTTAGAAGTAAAAGCAACTAGTGGGAAACTAAATTTAAGTCAAATTGAAACTGAAGCAGAACTGAAAATAACGACAACATCAGGTGATATCCAGTTAAATGATAGCAAGACACCATCACTTGTTGCACGTGCATCAAGTGGTAATATCCATATTATTGATGTAGATACAGATTCAATTAAGGCTAGTTTATCTAGTGGTAATGCAAAAATAAAAGTCTTTGGTTATATAGAGGATTATCAAATTGATGCAGAAACATCATCAGGTAATGTTTATTTCCAAGGTAGAAAAATTAATGGAAGTATAATTTCAACAAAGGGTCCAAAAATTTTAAAAGTAAATTGTTCATCAGGTAACATTAGAATTGACTAA
- a CDS encoding DUF1801 domain-containing protein, which produces MAELKTKVNDNDVSMFIENSVEKKEKKTDTYELLDLFRKITGYEPKILGSSIIGFGSYFYQSERSSQKGNWPLVGFSPRKSAISLYVYVDTKKNNELLSDLGEFTMGKSCIYVKKLTQINLKVLSQMIKETMSFLQEKYK; this is translated from the coding sequence ATGGCGGAATTAAAGACAAAAGTAAATGATAATGATGTATCAATGTTTATTGAAAACTCTGTAGAAAAAAAAGAGAAAAAAACAGATACATATGAATTATTGGATTTGTTTAGAAAAATAACAGGCTATGAACCGAAGATTTTGGGAAGCTCAATCATTGGATTTGGTTCATATTTTTATCAGTCTGAAAGAAGTAGTCAAAAAGGAAATTGGCCACTTGTGGGCTTTAGCCCAAGAAAAAGTGCTATTTCATTATATGTATATGTTGATACAAAAAAGAATAATGAATTGTTAAGCGATTTAGGCGAATTTACGATGGGAAAATCTTGTATATATGTTAAGAAGTTAACACAAATAAATTTAAAAGTTTTATCGCAAATGATTAAAGAAACTATGTCTTTTCTTCAAGAAAAATATAAATAA
- a CDS encoding P-II family nitrogen regulator: MMKLLVFILNNTDKLDGLVKEFAKNELTGATIIKSSGVAQRLLDSNDETLSTIVGSLKKILSRENVPNNTILMVLKEERVSKVVEIIESVVGDLSNPNTGIVFTLPIDFVKGLKY, from the coding sequence ATGATGAAATTATTAGTTTTTATCTTAAACAATACAGACAAATTAGATGGTCTTGTAAAGGAATTCGCAAAAAACGAATTAACTGGTGCAACCATTATTAAATCGTCTGGCGTTGCTCAAAGATTATTAGATTCAAACGACGAAACACTAAGTACAATTGTGGGATCTTTAAAAAAGATTTTAAGTCGTGAAAATGTTCCAAACAACACTATATTAATGGTATTAAAAGAAGAAAGGGTATCAAAAGTCGTCGAAATTATCGAATCTGTCGTTGGTGATTTATCAAATCCGAATACCGGGATTGTATTTACTTTACCAATCGACTTTGTAAAAGGTCTAAAGTATTAA
- a CDS encoding GGDEF domain-containing protein: MFGKNNRKLTKYDVNHLYNQNKDSIHEFNVQFVPKAFTIVILALILGILLSFFRPTMKQTLPIYLMALLLSSILLALTKLKQLRDRPLIVAYAFVFEMFTFVTYLSIFKFPDRAASSALIFFVVVPLLYVDKSWRVNTFLFSMYLGHLVVSFIFKDMFVATADFVNTTVSVVLGMLFGRTFYLNRLETFEIKKQLTKEKETDFLTGLYNRRKLYHDIEELSMQPNHNVNIMMIDIDFFKEYNDKYGHVNGDLCLTNFSNLLKDMAEKYRIKFYRFGGEEFVGVNTNTNQDYFISIAKEISEEVKVMKELKETLTVSIGISKTSLSKIDDLVDQADKALYKAKKMGRNRIEII; the protein is encoded by the coding sequence ATGTTTGGAAAAAACAATAGAAAATTAACTAAATATGATGTAAATCATTTATATAATCAAAATAAAGACTCAATTCACGAATTTAATGTGCAATTTGTACCTAAGGCATTTACAATAGTCATTTTGGCACTTATATTAGGTATTCTTTTGTCTTTTTTTAGACCTACAATGAAACAAACATTACCCATCTATTTGATGGCACTATTGCTAAGTTCTATTTTATTAGCATTAACAAAACTTAAACAACTAAGAGATCGACCACTCATTGTTGCATATGCATTTGTATTTGAGATGTTTACTTTTGTTACGTATTTAAGTATATTTAAGTTTCCTGATAGAGCTGCATCAAGTGCGCTTATTTTCTTTGTTGTTGTTCCACTTCTCTATGTTGATAAATCATGGCGTGTGAATACATTTTTATTTTCTATGTATCTAGGTCATTTAGTAGTTAGTTTTATTTTTAAAGATATGTTTGTTGCGACTGCTGATTTTGTAAACACAACAGTGAGTGTTGTTTTAGGTATGTTATTTGGTAGAACATTTTACTTAAATAGACTAGAAACATTTGAGATAAAAAAACAACTTACAAAAGAAAAAGAAACAGACTTCTTAACTGGATTGTATAATAGAAGAAAACTTTATCATGATATAGAAGAACTTTCTATGCAGCCTAACCACAATGTAAACATTATGATGATTGATATTGATTTCTTTAAAGAATATAACGATAAATATGGTCATGTAAATGGTGATTTATGTCTAACTAATTTTTCAAATCTACTAAAAGATATGGCGGAAAAGTATCGAATAAAATTTTATCGTTTTGGTGGAGAAGAATTTGTTGGGGTTAATACAAATACTAATCAAGATTACTTCATTTCTATTGCTAAAGAAATAAGTGAAGAGGTTAAAGTAATGAAAGAACTAAAAGAAACACTAACCGTTAGTATTGGTATATCAAAAACATCATTAAGTAAAATAGATGATTTAGTTGATCAAGCAGATAAAGCACTATATAAAGCTAAAAAAATGGGCAGAAATAGAATTGAAATCATATAA
- a CDS encoding glycoside-pentoside-hexuronide (GPH):cation symporter — protein sequence MNEKISLKTKLTYSMTGMGRDLIYTLYSTYLLVFLTSAIGLSNFELGAISVIIALSRIWDAVNDPMMGILIDNTKSKLGKFRPWIAAGALTASVFIFLLFQDFGLRGVPFIIVFTILYLLVEISYTANDIAYWAMYPSFSTNQKERESIGSLARIFASIGMFATIALVPVIYPNFPGGPKRGFFMIALVCAIVFLVSQMILFFSVKEKKNPIADENQPKTTLKDMFRIIFKNDQLVVIIVAILLFNIGYFTTTALGIYFFEYDYNKYGGIEFTLFSVILAVSTVLALLIFPKVVTKYTRKQLFTFSMILMTFGYLLLMSSKYLLPQNMITIGIGGFFLFFGEGFVQVLVLVLLADTIEYGQWKLGTRNESVVFSINPLVVKMATSIQTLLVSGTLIFSGLNEKVIKPLADLMSSDAIQLLPAEQRMNFARNFISMNITDSMTLFLRLSMIIFPMICIGLAYFVYMKFYKIDKVMYDKIILELKERKESIDK from the coding sequence ATGAATGAAAAAATCAGCCTAAAAACTAAATTAACCTATAGCATGACTGGTATGGGTAGAGATTTGATTTATACACTTTATAGTACATATTTATTAGTATTTTTAACGAGTGCTATTGGTTTAAGTAACTTTGAATTAGGTGCTATCTCAGTGATAATTGCCTTATCAAGAATTTGGGATGCTGTAAATGATCCAATGATGGGGATTTTAATTGACAATACAAAATCTAAATTAGGAAAATTTAGACCTTGGATAGCAGCAGGGGCATTAACTGCCTCAGTATTTATTTTCCTGTTATTCCAAGATTTTGGATTAAGAGGCGTACCGTTTATTATTGTTTTTACAATATTGTATTTATTAGTAGAAATTTCTTATACAGCAAATGACATTGCATACTGGGCAATGTATCCATCTTTTTCAACAAATCAAAAAGAACGTGAAAGTATTGGCTCATTAGCAAGAATATTTGCAAGTATTGGGATGTTTGCAACAATTGCACTAGTTCCTGTGATTTATCCAAACTTCCCTGGAGGTCCTAAACGTGGATTTTTCATGATTGCATTAGTATGTGCAATTGTCTTCTTGGTTTCACAAATGATATTATTCTTTAGTGTTAAAGAAAAGAAGAATCCAATTGCAGATGAAAATCAACCGAAAACAACACTTAAAGATATGTTTAGAATTATCTTTAAAAACGATCAATTAGTTGTTATTATTGTTGCAATTTTGTTATTTAATATAGGATATTTTACAACAACAGCCTTAGGTATTTATTTCTTTGAATATGATTATAACAAGTACGGTGGTATAGAATTTACATTATTTTCAGTTATTCTTGCAGTGAGTACTGTTCTAGCTTTATTAATATTCCCTAAAGTTGTAACGAAGTATACACGAAAACAACTCTTTACATTTTCAATGATTTTAATGACATTTGGATATCTTCTTTTAATGTCAAGTAAATATCTATTGCCTCAAAATATGATTACAATTGGTATTGGGGGATTCTTCTTATTTTTTGGAGAAGGGTTTGTACAAGTTTTAGTTTTAGTTTTATTAGCTGATACTATTGAATATGGACAATGGAAATTAGGTACGAGAAATGAAAGTGTGGTTTTTTCAATTAATCCATTAGTTGTAAAGATGGCAACATCCATTCAAACATTACTTGTTTCAGGTACATTGATTTTTTCTGGTTTAAATGAAAAAGTCATCAAGCCATTGGCGGATTTAATGTCAAGTGATGCAATTCAATTGTTACCAGCAGAACAAAGAATGAATTTTGCAAGAAATTTCATTTCAATGAATATAACGGATAGTATGACATTATTCTTACGATTATCTATGATTATATTCCCGATGATTTGTATTGGGCTTGCATATTTTGTTTATATGAAATTTTATAAGATAGATAAAGTAATGTATGACAAAATCATATTAGAACTTAAAGAACGAAAAGAATCTATAGATAAGTAA
- a CDS encoding TfoX/Sxy family protein: MATSKEFKTFILEQLSLLDNIKCRPMMGGYLLYYKDCLFGGLYQERLMVKKVEENKKFNLIEDNPYEGAKPMYLIEELDNREHLRDIIISTYEGLINIK, from the coding sequence ATGGCTACTTCAAAAGAGTTTAAAACTTTCATTTTGGAACAACTTTCATTACTAGATAATATTAAATGTCGACCAATGATGGGAGGATATCTACTTTATTATAAAGATTGTTTATTTGGTGGATTATACCAAGAGCGCCTCATGGTAAAGAAAGTTGAAGAAAATAAAAAATTTAATCTAATTGAGGATAATCCTTATGAAGGTGCAAAACCTATGTACTTAATTGAAGAACTTGATAATCGAGAACATTTAAGAGACATCATCATATCAACTTATGAAGGACTTATCAATATAAAATAA
- a CDS encoding AAA domain-containing protein — MALRKNDLLDALDKLRDEIRLEQEALTLTKTEVCTDLALKEMADKKPVKITDFQAVGGLDSDFLTIYAQRFLEVIKSYQEKNTQSVKVSKSAYQVLHHYKDRLADISKSNPNLYVGKIEQIHSFDLFNLSNKEEIIEFLSNARVKNLKLGLTEESLNTHLTKLYREVNKTFRETGAYNLYIIYPFVEGYFTKEKFPIKAPLLYFPVKLERTLKTFTIKKDNDRDIIFNRDLVLLSSKIERSKLDSEMPHIEVYNDKILKEIVIPYYEKHGIKIEVEDTELLTSFKNELKDDFTKVVDKKRFILKHYVTLSRFKLYSSSIQKDIETILSQNKYNDLLEGLIDETNLFQKEKSLNLQVNKEPIDEQKITYINDLNFSQEKVVEMLNEEKKVVIWGPPGTGKSQTITSLIASSVLKGENVLVVSEKKVALDVIYSRLKKVSKYAMFIDDAENKQDFYYKLKRFLEPEPPVRTLNNDVYALDQKIKSIIADMDHSLKLLYESKIDDVPLHKLFERYIKDKDVILNLTPKVVHQTFMKYYSKLSFKLIDSLEKVFDTDQHLKKYLELAKVYFKYPWILKLETKISRSSKVEFKSFDERYENFKHELQYKTFFGKKRFIKSFITENRMILNFLTKKKSLDNIYLKTLIKDDSLHQYIKENLSSLDKYFYQFNLLTFEQKMFLKMIINEPMFKEIDDITKLRKYIFDSFYSGYLEKFIADNQKHLYVINEYKEKAEALEVLMEEKRQLSIESFEMELYKQALAFSNTRRIMDIKRILESNQKPSVKTFIDTYLVEVKNHIRLWMMTPEVVSAVLPLEHGMFDLVIFDEASQMYVEKGIPSIYRAKKVVVAGDPKQLRPSNLGVGRVEDEDELFEDDVLKDVSLDAKSLLDLARYRFKETLLNYHYRSQYEELIAFSNHAFYDAKLIVSPNQTPSSEPPIEYVYVKNATFDARKNMSEAKAVVDLVKKIFNERKHNESIGIITFNSSQRDAIENLIDKELFKKGIYQKQFEQEMFRKDDNEDTSLFIKNIENVQGDERDIIIFSMGYAKSKDGRLMRRFGWLNHEGGQNRLNVAITRAKKKIYFVSSLYPEEFKVDDLTSTGPKLLKDFMRYCYFVSNRNHEMTKEVLNQLYQTEVKTQEALKNLMSEEIKNRIEKIGYKVDSEVGIGKHKINLAVKSKQNNGYLLGLVCDLNVDSPNARRDLIHQDKFLKSRNWNLYHVFESNWYTNSNKEIKQIRELIKQAEVNDK, encoded by the coding sequence ATGGCACTAAGAAAAAATGATCTATTAGATGCATTAGACAAGTTAAGGGATGAAATTCGTTTAGAACAAGAAGCACTAACCTTAACTAAAACAGAAGTTTGTACAGATTTAGCACTAAAAGAAATGGCAGATAAAAAACCCGTTAAAATCACTGATTTCCAAGCTGTTGGAGGTTTAGACAGTGATTTTTTAACAATCTATGCACAACGTTTCTTAGAAGTTATAAAATCATACCAAGAAAAAAACACTCAATCTGTTAAAGTATCTAAATCAGCATATCAAGTATTACACCATTATAAAGACCGTTTAGCTGATATTTCAAAATCAAACCCAAATCTATATGTAGGTAAAATTGAACAAATACATAGTTTTGATTTATTTAACTTATCCAATAAAGAAGAAATTATTGAATTTTTATCAAATGCTAGAGTTAAAAATTTAAAACTGGGACTAACTGAGGAAAGCTTAAACACCCATCTAACGAAATTATACAGAGAAGTAAATAAAACTTTTAGAGAAACTGGGGCGTATAACTTATATATTATCTATCCGTTTGTTGAAGGGTATTTTACTAAAGAAAAATTTCCGATTAAGGCACCACTTTTATATTTTCCGGTTAAATTAGAAAGAACTTTAAAAACTTTTACAATAAAAAAAGACAATGACCGTGACATTATTTTTAATAGAGATTTAGTCTTACTATCAAGTAAGATTGAAAGAAGTAAATTAGATTCTGAAATGCCACATATTGAAGTGTATAACGATAAAATACTTAAAGAAATTGTTATCCCTTATTATGAAAAGCATGGAATTAAAATTGAAGTAGAGGATACTGAATTACTCACTTCATTTAAAAATGAATTAAAAGATGACTTTACAAAAGTTGTTGATAAGAAACGTTTTATTTTAAAACACTATGTTACATTGTCTCGCTTTAAACTTTATTCATCATCCATTCAAAAAGACATAGAAACTATTTTATCTCAAAATAAATATAATGATCTTTTAGAAGGATTAATTGATGAAACTAATCTCTTTCAAAAAGAGAAGAGTTTAAATCTTCAAGTCAATAAAGAACCTATTGATGAGCAAAAAATAACTTATATAAATGACTTGAATTTCTCACAAGAAAAAGTTGTAGAAATGTTAAATGAAGAAAAGAAGGTAGTGATTTGGGGGCCACCTGGAACAGGTAAAAGTCAAACAATTACTTCATTAATTGCTTCTTCTGTATTAAAAGGAGAAAATGTATTAGTTGTTTCTGAGAAGAAGGTCGCTTTAGATGTGATTTACTCACGATTAAAAAAAGTCAGCAAATACGCAATGTTTATTGATGATGCTGAAAATAAGCAAGACTTTTATTATAAATTAAAGAGATTCTTAGAGCCGGAACCTCCTGTTAGAACACTTAACAATGATGTTTATGCTCTTGATCAAAAAATCAAATCAATAATAGCTGACATGGATCATTCATTAAAGTTATTATATGAATCAAAAATAGACGATGTGCCACTTCATAAATTGTTTGAAAGATATATTAAAGATAAAGATGTTATTTTAAATTTGACACCAAAAGTTGTACATCAAACTTTTATGAAGTATTATTCTAAATTAAGTTTTAAATTGATTGATTCTTTAGAGAAAGTCTTTGATACAGACCAGCACCTTAAAAAGTATCTAGAACTAGCAAAAGTCTATTTTAAGTATCCTTGGATATTGAAATTAGAGACTAAAATTTCAAGAAGCAGCAAGGTTGAATTTAAAAGTTTTGACGAACGCTACGAAAACTTTAAACATGAACTTCAATATAAAACCTTCTTTGGTAAGAAACGCTTCATAAAGTCATTTATAACTGAAAATAGAATGATTTTAAACTTCTTAACTAAAAAGAAATCATTGGATAATATATATTTAAAAACTTTAATTAAGGATGATAGTTTACATCAATATATTAAAGAAAACCTATCAAGTTTAGATAAGTACTTTTATCAATTTAATCTTTTAACATTTGAACAAAAAATGTTTTTAAAGATGATTATAAATGAACCAATGTTTAAAGAAATTGATGATATTACTAAACTAAGAAAATATATTTTCGATTCATTCTATTCAGGCTATTTAGAAAAATTTATTGCTGACAATCAAAAACATTTATATGTAATAAATGAGTATAAAGAAAAGGCTGAAGCATTAGAAGTATTAATGGAAGAAAAGCGTCAGTTATCTATTGAGTCTTTTGAGATGGAACTTTATAAACAAGCATTGGCATTTTCTAATACAAGACGTATTATGGATATAAAACGTATTTTAGAATCTAATCAAAAACCAAGTGTGAAAACATTTATTGATACCTATTTAGTTGAGGTGAAAAACCATATTCGTTTATGGATGATGACACCAGAGGTTGTATCAGCAGTTCTTCCTTTAGAACATGGTATGTTTGACTTAGTCATCTTTGATGAGGCAAGTCAAATGTATGTTGAAAAAGGAATTCCATCAATCTATCGCGCCAAAAAAGTTGTGGTTGCAGGTGATCCAAAACAATTAAGACCATCAAATTTAGGTGTTGGAAGGGTTGAAGATGAAGATGAACTTTTTGAGGATGATGTTTTAAAAGATGTATCCCTTGATGCCAAAAGTTTACTAGATTTAGCAAGATATCGTTTTAAAGAAACGTTATTAAATTACCATTATAGAAGTCAATATGAAGAATTGATAGCATTTAGTAATCATGCATTCTATGATGCAAAATTAATTGTTTCACCTAACCAAACACCAAGTAGTGAACCACCAATTGAGTATGTTTATGTAAAGAATGCTACTTTTGATGCTAGAAAGAATATGTCCGAAGCTAAAGCAGTAGTTGATTTAGTTAAAAAGATATTTAATGAAAGAAAGCATAATGAATCAATTGGAATTATTACTTTTAATAGCTCACAGCGTGATGCGATTGAAAATTTAATTGATAAAGAACTCTTTAAAAAAGGTATTTATCAAAAACAATTTGAACAAGAGATGTTTAGAAAAGATGATAATGAAGATACATCTTTATTTATTAAAAATATTGAAAATGTTCAAGGTGATGAAAGAGACATTATTATCTTTTCAATGGGTTATGCAAAAAGTAAAGATGGAAGATTGATGCGTCGATTTGGATGGTTGAACCATGAAGGCGGGCAAAATAGATTAAATGTTGCAATTACTCGTGCAAAAAAGAAGATATATTTTGTTTCAAGTTTATATCCAGAAGAATTTAAAGTTGATGATTTAACTTCAACTGGGCCAAAGCTTTTAAAAGACTTCATGCGATATTGTTATTTTGTATCAAATAGAAATCATGAGATGACAAAAGAAGTCTTAAACCAACTATATCAGACCGAAGTAAAAACCCAAGAAGCATTAAAAAACTTAATGTCTGAAGAAATCAAAAATAGAATTGAAAAAATAGGTTATAAAGTTGATAGTGAAGTTGGAATTGGTAAGCATAAAATAAACTTAGCAGTTAAAAGTAAACAAAATAATGGATATTTATTAGGTTTAGTATGTGATTTAAATGTAGATAGTCCAAATGCAAGACGTGATTTAATTCATCAAGATAAATTCTTAAAATCTAGAAATTGGAATTTATATCATGTTTTTGAATCAAATTGGTATACTAATTCAAATAAAGAAATAAAACAAATTAGAGAATTGATTAAACAAGCAGAAGTCAATGATAAATAA
- a CDS encoding PadR family transcriptional regulator — protein MKVQIKKGLLDFCVLAALFSEDSYGYKLIQDTSDLIEISESTLYPILRRLEENKYLVSYTKEYQGRLRKYYGITSKGKQQVHQFLNEWKDMKKIYDFIVGKVENE, from the coding sequence ATGAAAGTTCAAATAAAAAAAGGTTTACTAGATTTTTGTGTGCTAGCCGCATTATTTAGTGAAGATAGTTATGGTTATAAACTTATTCAAGATACCAGTGATCTTATTGAAATTTCTGAATCAACGCTTTATCCAATTTTAAGAAGATTAGAAGAAAATAAGTATTTAGTATCATACACTAAAGAATATCAAGGTAGATTGAGGAAATACTACGGTATTACATCTAAAGGGAAACAACAAGTTCATCAATTTCTAAATGAATGGAAAGATATGAAAAAAATTTATGATTTTATTGTGGGGAAGGTAGAAAATGAATAA
- a CDS encoding cation:proton antiporter, with product MITGLLFGKLAKAFKLPNVTGYIVGGILVVPVIGLFGIHIIPEEGIEELKIISQIALGFIAFAIGTEFKLDYFKKVGTQPIIIAIFESLLAILVVFGLLTLFGELGIIKDFDFSFALVLSAIAAATAPAATIMVIKQYKAKGDVTENLLSVVAIDDATAIIFFGIFAAIAQAIGNTGGETSLGLSIAKPFLEILSSLGVGFVAGLILHYGIKWFTGRGNRISLVLAMIFLVASMSMVFKQLFGEFEFSPLLACMMMGAVFTNMAKEDAFDIVMYLVDRINPPIFILFFVLSGMELNLSVLTTVGLIGIIYIVGRVIGKVLGARLGAEISKAPENVKKYIGWGLVPQAGVAIGLTIVAESIVPHYAPQIKAVILAATFIYELFGPLITKTSLKAAGEIAADK from the coding sequence TTGATTACTGGCTTGTTATTCGGAAAACTAGCCAAAGCATTTAAACTACCTAACGTAACTGGTTATATCGTTGGTGGTATCTTAGTAGTTCCAGTTATTGGACTCTTTGGAATTCATATTATTCCTGAAGAAGGAATTGAAGAATTAAAAATCATTTCTCAAATTGCACTTGGATTTATTGCATTTGCAATTGGAACAGAATTTAAATTAGATTATTTTAAAAAGGTTGGTACACAACCAATTATTATTGCAATTTTTGAATCATTATTAGCAATCCTTGTCGTTTTCGGTTTATTAACATTATTCGGAGAACTAGGAATCATTAAGGATTTTGATTTTAGTTTTGCATTAGTATTATCAGCTATTGCTGCTGCTACTGCTCCTGCTGCCACAATTATGGTTATTAAACAATATAAGGCAAAAGGTGATGTTACTGAAAACTTACTATCTGTTGTTGCAATTGATGATGCAACTGCAATTATCTTCTTTGGTATCTTTGCAGCTATTGCACAAGCAATTGGTAATACAGGTGGTGAAACATCTCTTGGTTTAAGTATCGCAAAACCATTCTTAGAAATCTTATCAAGTTTAGGTGTTGGTTTTGTTGCTGGTTTAATTTTACACTACGGAATTAAATGGTTTACTGGTCGTGGTAACCGTATCAGTTTAGTACTTGCAATGATTTTCTTAGTTGCTTCAATGTCTATGGTATTTAAGCAATTATTTGGTGAATTTGAATTTTCTCCATTATTAGCATGTATGATGATGGGCGCCGTATTCACAAATATGGCTAAGGAAGATGCATTTGATATCGTCATGTACTTAGTTGACCGTATTAATCCACCAATATTCATTTTATTCTTCGTTTTAAGTGGTATGGAGCTTAATTTATCTGTGCTAACTACAGTAGGATTAATCGGTATCATTTACATTGTGGGTAGAGTCATTGGTAAAGTTTTAGGTGCTAGACTTGGTGCAGAAATCAGTAAAGCACCTGAAAATGTTAAAAAATACATTGGTTGGGGCCTTGTTCCACAAGCCGGGGTTGCAATTGGTTTAACTATTGTAGCTGAATCAATCGTTCCACACTATGCACCACAAATTAAAGCAGTTATCTTAGCAGCCACATTCATTTATGAATTATTTGGTCCGCTAATTACTAAGACAAGTTTAAAGGCTGCTGGCGAAATTGCTGCAGACAAATAA